Genomic segment of Gasterosteus aculeatus chromosome 4, fGasAcu3.hap1.1, whole genome shotgun sequence:
CCCTTCAGTAGACAACAAGGTGCCTCTGTGAACGCGGTGCACTTACtgttgtggagaaaaaaataacacacatcaGTGTTTACCAATGTGGCCAAGAGACAAAGTTAGTGGTGGGAACAGGTCCACAGACTAGGTCCTGAGAGAGACCAGAGACAAGGTCCAGAGACCAGGTCTGGAGACCGTGCCCGAAGACTAGGTTTGAGACCAGGTCTGGCGACCAGAAGCAGAGACCAGGTCTGTGGAGAGACCAGGTTCAGAAACTAATATCCTGACACCAGGTAAGGAGAGAGACCAGGTCTAAAGAACCACTTGGTCCAGAGACCAGAGACTACGTCCAGAAACAACATCCAGAGACCACTGTCCAGATCTGTGGAGAGACCAGGTTAAGAGGCTGGTGTCCGGAGAACATAGACTAGTGTCCAGACGTCAGGTCCAGACATCAAGGCCAGAGATGACCTCCTGAGACTATGGTCTACGCAGGCCCCCGTAATCCTTGTTTATTCTATGTGTGTTCATATTGAAGCCCTACACAGAcagatatttgtgttttatagtTAGATAATTTGTAAACAgtaaaatgtatacattaaaACCCCCCAACATATTTTCTATGGGATATTATTTCTAATATTTGTAATTCTATAAAGTATTTTGTGAAATTGACATCCACCCTTTTCCTTCTATTGGTCCACATATCAAAATGAAACTTGAAACAAAGCTTTAATCAAATAAGTTTATTGTGTTGTTATGTTCTTTAAatgccatttatttttcatacaaacaaaacaatcacaacacagaatacaaaataaaatcattcaaCATGTTATGACTCCATATAAAGATGTAtgtttaatataaatacattactTAAAATATTAACATCCTCTACGAAAACTGACTGCAATGTGAAGGAAATCACCTCAGTGTGTTTCTGGAAGAAAATCATCAACAAACTGAGGTCGTATCATACCCATGCTTCTAAAATAACCAGACTGGTTATGATACAGCCCCAGCTTTGATGATGGATCAATACGTATCAGGTTAATTGATTATCAGGTTTATATCAGCAATGCATCCTCCCCGGCTCCAACACAGATTATTGATTATCAGGTTAATATCAGCAGTGCATCAGCCCGGGCTCCGACAGGGATTATTGATTATCAGGTTTATATCAGGAGTTTATCCTCCTTGTCTTGTCAGAGtttcagagagaaaaacaagttgTTGTTAAGAGGGAAGTAGGTGAGGAGATTTCACATCATAGTAAAATAACTGGTACTAAAGAAGTCGTACATTTAGACTGTAGAACTTACCTCGAAAACCACGGCctgatgagaaggaaacatTTGTCTATAATCTCAAAAAGTCACAATCTGAACGAGACAAAAACCTGAACAACAGAGTGAGCAAATTAGCACATGTTAActcaggtgtttgtgtgtgtgtagaggggggggggggggttctactACTTCATCTCCTACTTAGACCAAGACCATAACCAGTAATGATGAAGACCAGAACCAATTCCAAGACCGAAACCAGAAGGGATGAAGACTAAAAAAGCCTCCAAGACTATGAGGTGATGAAGACCAGAACAGCCTCCAAGACCAATACCAGAGGTGATGAAGGCCAGAACAGCCTCCAAGACTATGAAGGGATGAAGACCAGAATAGATTCCAAGATCAGAACCAGAaatgatgaagaccagagcaGCCTCCAAGACTATGAAGTGATGAACACCAGAACAGACTCCAAGACCAGAACCAGAaatgatgaagaccagagcaGCCTCCAAGGCTATGAGGTGATGAAGACCAGAACAGCCTCCAAGACTATGAAGTGATGAAGACCAGAATAGATTCCAAGATCAGAACCAGAaatgatgaagaccagagcaGCCTCCAAGACTATGAAGTGATGAACACCAGAACAGACTCCAAGACCAGAACCAGAAATGATGAAGACCAGAACAGCCTCAAAGACTATGAGGTGATGAAGACCAGACCAGATTCCAAGACCAGAACCAGAAGTGCTGAAGACCAGAACAGCCTCCAAGACTAGATGAAGGAATGAAGACCAGAACAACCTCCAACACAAGATGAAGTGACCAATTGAAGATGAAGTGATGAAGAACTGGAGggtttttaaaaaggaggcGGAGATTAGCATCTTTATCCTCGTCCTCAGATTAACCAGTTTGAGCTGCAAGGTCTTTTTGTGTCTAATCTGATGATCTGACGATGTTTTGAGGATTTTCCGGATTGAGCAGGACCACCTGCTCAGGTAAATCTGAAACATCCGGATTACATCTAAAGTCGCACGGACTGTAAACCAAAAGGTTCTTATTGGATTTTTGTGTGCAGACCACCTGCTTCTGCAGACAACGTCACTGTGCTGCGTGAAACACACTCATTTATGTGGAAGCAAAAGCACATTGTAATCCCTGGGGCAGCACTGTTTGAGTTAGAGGTGCCATAAAACTGCAGGTGAATCTAACTGTATAAATATCATATAATCACATAGACCACTGACTATAACTATAAACATATCACATATTCACAAACAACACTGACTTTAACTGTATAAATATAACATAATCACATAGACCACCTTATATATAAATGATTCCCTAGCCTATAGCCTtctattttatactgtagatttaaattgtaaattgaacatgtcattttagttatttgtcttgttgtctattttcTCACTGTCCATGTTCCTGATCTCTGATTCGTGATAACTGTATAAATATCATATAGTGACAAAGAACACTGACGATAACTGAATACATAACATATCATATAAAGCTCTGATTATAtctgtataaatatatataatataatatatatattcacataaAACACTGATGATAACTTAATACATATtataccatcacatagaacacTGGCTATAACTGTATGAATATCATATAATCACAAAGAACACTAATCactatttatataatatttacatGAAAATAGAATAGACATGTACACCTAATTAGATTGGTATTCACATTGACCTCCAGTCAAGTACTTTTGATACCAAGTACTGAGCACATTGTGGAAGTGCTGAGAGGGATTTCTGAGTTCATGACATGGTGCCAGGACTTAGGAGTATCATAGGGATTACTAAGTACTTTGatatttttatactttatattCATCATCATGTGTTGAGAAGAAACTTTGGTTTGATGTTGAAAGGGAGCTGGAATGAATCCAAACCTtgtctaatgttaataaatgatctcttaatacaaagaaaacaaaatgaatgtaatggaaatatttaattaaaacattcctCAGTATTGTGATAGCTCATAAAATAACATGGAGACCAGAAAATAACTATATTAATGGTGAAATGTCAAAGTTAATACTGTATACATCTAGATATACATTAACTTAGGCCTTGCAAAACATGTATTACTCACATGTACTTCCTTACATCTTTTATTGAGTAGagatttttaaataaacataaataacatATATGAACTCATTTATTAACTCGACATAGGTACTAAGATCACATAACTCCATTGTTTGTAACATCTACCGTTGTGGCATTTCGTGTTTTGgtttattataaaataattaaaacaatgttAAAGAAAAGTCACTGCGTGTGTGAATATGATTTGAGAGACGTTTGTAAGTTTTCCCTAAAAAGCTAAAAACGGGATTAAAAGGGGAAATGTTAGTAAATTGGTAATAATTACGGAAAGGCATATACATGTTTTTCTGCCTCATCAGTCATATTTTATACTTGATTTGATCAGATCTTTCTTTATTGTATTAGTGTGTGATGGcctaataacaaacacaactactaataacaaacacaactacTTTACTGCAACTGCAGTTGGGATTACAATCTTTAATTCTTTAATGAAGTGGTTAATTAAATGTAGATCAAGGTTTCAGAAGTGAAACAGTTTGACATGAGAACAGACTGTTTATGAAAGGGTTAACGTAATATGAAGATTGGATCAAGCAGAGCTAATTTATTGACTAGCAGCACATTAAACTAACACCcatttttatttctctgtgAAGACTCAAGGAATTACTTCATGGACAATGTCTGGTATGTGATGGTTTCAGTAAAACTGCTATGATGTTTGTTCACGGTATTCTGATCTGGTTGTGATCAGTCTGCTGTGTGACTGACTCACAGTCTCTTTAAGTCTCCTTTAAGTCAAATATCTCGGACACTTCCTTCTCTGACTCTCCGATACTTCTATCTTTAAATCTTCTATCTCTGAATCTTCTATCTCTGAATCTAATAAATAATGTAGGTATTTGTTGTGAGAGTATACTGTGGGATAAGTCTTAAACTTACATATGAGGCTCATCGTATAGTTTTGCAAAGTTGGGCTTTATTCTGATGAGTATAGTAATTTGAAGGTGACCTTTGACCGCTAACCTCAAGAGAGGTGAATAAAGATGACACAGAATCTTGTACGGTTGTGTTATTTGTGTCTGCTTTAAACTGGAATTATGATTTGATTGGAACTCTGACAATCTACACAATGTTTTCCTAGGTGATGATGTTGGTCTCCTTAGTAACCATTCCCCATTTTGAGATCACTGTATGCAATTAGCTTTTGTGACCTCGCAAAACTCCACAAGCAcaaagcagagacaaagagcaTTCAGAGCATTTATTCCCCCCCATGTATATTAACAATAAAGACTTCCTTTACACTTTCTACAACAAAATGACTCGTCGTTAAATCACAGAAAGGTAAATTAGTCTTCATGTTCTCAGCTGTCGGATGATGTACACTGCTCTTTCTACAATGTGGAACTCTAAGGGTTAACATGAAAATGTTGCCACACGTTTATCCTTAGGTCTAGTTCAGTTCTTGAGAGTTAACAGTTTTAATTTCGTACATATCAGACAAACATTGCAACATTTACTTTCTTTGTATTAAGGCTTGGAGAACATAAGGACGTTACGTGTTGCCGTTGATATCAGCCTGCTTTGACTGTAAATCCTGTCTCTAAACAGATTAAAGATTAAATGTGACGATGTTAATCCTAAAATGTGACTTTAGAAAAAGTAAAGCAGCTCTCCAGCGTAAATCTTTAGTGTAAGTGGTTTATGAGAGTATTTAAGGAGGCTGTAGTCGTCAGGAGTAACAGAAATCCCAGAATCACGATGGGGAAACACTTCCACTTGTATGAGAACATTTCTAAAGTGGACCCCTTTGAGGGGCCACAGTATTACCTTGCCCCTATGTGGGCGTTTTACCTTCAGACCGCATTTATGGGTTTCGTCTTTTTCGCTGGAACCCCCCTAAACTTTACCGTTCTTCTCGTCACAGCCAAATACAAGAAGCTCAGGGTCCCACTCAACTACATCCTCGTCAACATCACCTTGGCAGGATTCATCTTTGTCACCTTCTCGGTCAGTCAGGTGTTTGTCGCATCTGCGAGGGGTTACTACTTCCTGGGTTACACCTTGTGCGCGCTGGAGGCTGCGATGGGATCCGTAGCAGGTAAAAAAACATGTGAACAGGGAGACTCCAGCTGTGCATTGGTTCTCTTAAATCTCTGGCTGGCGGACCAAATAATATAGTATATTTTCGTGTAAAATTTAAATACAAACAGTTCTATTTGATCTTAGCAAAACCGCTGATTctgtcgattttttttttttgcattttatttgtacCGTCATGCATTAACCCCCTCTGGCTACCGCAGGACTGGTGACAGCCTGGTCTTTGGCTGTTTTGTCTTTCGAGAGATATCTGATCATCTGTAAACCTTTTGGAGCCTTTAAGTTTACCAGTAACCACGCTCTCGGTGCTGTCGCCTTCACCTGGTTTATGGGAATCTGTTGTTCCAGCCCACCTTTCTTCGGCTGGAGCAGGTGAGTAACACACAGACGCCAGAGACTTTCTACAGATAGCTGACATTTTACACATCAACCGTGTTGTTTTCAGGTACATCCCTGAAGGTCTAGGCTGCTCCTGTGGACCTGACTGGTATACTCACAACGTGGAGTTCAACTGCACCTCCTACTTATACTTCCTGATTGTGACCTGCTTCATAATGCCGCtcagcatcatcatcttctCCTACTCTCAGTTACTGGGTGCTCTTCGAGCTGTgagtaaaagtcaaacaaaCTTCTTCAACCAATCAGTTGATCAACCGTTATTGAAGGTCCTCGTTTTGATTCTTGTTTTCAGGTAGCAGCTCAGCAGGCGGAGTCGGAATCAACCCAGAAGGCCGAGAAGGAAGTGTCCAAGATGATAATAGTCATGGTGGGATCCTTCGTTGCATGTTACGCTCCCTACGCCATAACAGGTCTTTGGTTTGCCTTCTCTCCAGACGAAAACAAAGATTATCGACTCGTCACCGTCCCTGCATATTTCTCCAAAAGCTCGTGTGTCTACAACCCACTCATCTATGCCTTCATGAACAAACAGGTGAGCAGAGTTGACCCCAAAACTAGAAGGCGGGgtgagttaaaaatgtaattgggAACTCACGCTGTTACACCTTAAGACACCTTGATCATCCCGCAGAATGAGATGAACGTTGGATGCTGAGCATGTTCAGAGATGTGATTAATTTGAATTTTGTACTCAGGTCAGGCCCGATAAAGTAGAAGTTGTAATGTTAactgttattttcctcaacagttTAACGCCTGCATCATGGAGACCGTTTTTGGGAAACCAATGGATGAATCTTCTGAGGTTTCTTCAAAGACAGAAGTGTCATCAGTGTCCACAGCTTCTTAAAGTTTACAACCAAATACATCTGAAGACATTtcagcactttaaaaaaaaacattaaaaatatcTGTATGTGATGATTACTTAACAAACAACATGTAAATATCCAAAACTGTTCTActgcatatatttattttactgtagaGCTTTTTTGTTTAGATAAATTCAACTCAagattttaataaaaatcttACAAAGAGTTTGTTTGCCCAATAATGCAGCTCATAAAGTGACTGAATAAAGCTGTTAGCTGTTTACACAATTAAACATATGGTCTTAAAGGGTTAATCCACTCAAAAAACATCACATAATACATATCATtaactttaaatgttttttttttaactgactcTAAAACTCAAAGTTCAGCATGAAGTCAAACATGCTTTCCGTCTGTGTGCAAATCCAAGATTAAGTGGTGAGAATTACTTTTACAAAGATATAACAAGGAGGAAAATGATAATAGTTTTTATGACAATTCCACTTCTAActtctgtctctgtcccaaaacacatttgtgcTCCAAGATCTCTCATCATAAAccgaaagaaagacagaaatgcaGAAGCAAAAATTGCACGTATAAAAAGTAAGGTCACGAAAGTGATCCCGTTAGCAGAAACACTGAGACCTTCAAACAGAAAGTAAACAAAAATCTGGAATCAGGAATCCGGAACATTTATCGCCAAAGTATATTAgaaatacaaggaatttgacatggcgtttggtgcataacatttgtcagtaagacaatgagacaatggacaacaacacaaacaacccaGTGCTGGAAGAATGACATGtgcaatttacaaatttactgtataaaatagaaaaatgtatcCTATTGGGATctagaatgaaaaaataaattctgtagGTTTACAGAATACACAAAGGTGGCTAAATGTGTAAACAAGCAGAGGTAAGTAAAGAGTTAAACATGAGGAGGTgagtaaagaataaaaaattaaGAGGTGAGTTTGGAGGtaaacaggaagcagaggactGAAGTTAAACATGCTGCTATAAACTAGCTGTGAGTAAAGAGTTAAATGCGTTTCACCTGGTTGGAGTCTGACACGTGCAGAAGGTTTTTGGCTTCAGCATGATCATGCATGTCATCTGGAGACGTGATGGCAGTTTATAAAACCCTATTTAAATGTGTTCCCATAGGGGAGCATCAAGGAGTCAGATTCTTTAACGGGACTAGAAGAATAGCCGATCATGTTATGTTTGTGATGCAGcttgtaaatatttaataacaatAGGATATTGTTCTAAATGAAGCAAGAAACACAGTCAGCAGAGGTTCTATTGGCAAGATGAGGACCTCCTCACTCCACCTAAAGCTAAAACCCTCCATCAGGACCAGGAGACTGGAGGGGGTGCAGCCATCTTACCGATTTACTTGTTTGGGTTGATGACGATGTCCTCTATGGTATCCTGAGACAGTATACAACAGGACTTCAGTTACAACACATCACATCAGTGACATCACATTCAGGCAGTGACGTCATGTCAGTGACATCATTCTCACATGCGCCACGATGTCCTTGATGTATTTCTGATCTTCAGGATGAAGAAAAGATCCAAACTTGTGCTTCTCTGCGTTCAGATCTCCGTTTCTGTATGTGACTCTGAAACGTGTCTCGTTCCTCGACATCATGTGATGTAGTTAAAATCAGAGTCCGGCTCAAGGTCTTCTATTGGGGTAATCAATCAGCGGCTCATTGTACTAATGAGGTAATCAATCAGAAGATCATTGTACTAACGAGGTAATCAATCAGAGGATCATTGTACTAATGAGGTAATCAATCAGAGGATCATTGTACTAATGATGTAATTTGATTAAAGTTGACTACGGTTTGCTACAATATACTTGAAGAACTAGATTTACAATCCTACGACAGCAGTAAACCGACTGAGAAGAGTAGAGTCCATGAAGAAGGACCACTCAGGCATCTGGACCACAACGACAACAAGAACTACGTCTACAACCACAAAGCCTTTCTGGGTGAAGACCAGGCAAAAGCCTTCGAGAGGCTCCTCCCTGGCGAGAGCCAGCAGAGGCTCGGGTGACCTCATCATtcttatgataataataataataacgttcAGTGTGTGTATCTTCCTGTGAATAGAATCAGTTGGCCTCTCTGTCGGTTTACTGCTGCCGTAGACACCGCTTAGGACGAAACACATCATCAAGGGACGGATCATCCTGACAAAGGAGAGAAATAAGAGGATTCACAATGAACTTCTGCGGAGAGAGTTACTACCTACATTGAAAATGTACTGGACGACATGTATCAGCTAaactactttaacattttaTGAATGACATTATTGAGCAGCTTGTAAAATATGGTTGAATTTTAAATGGTGTATTTCCATTGAGTTCCAACACTGAACTTCTGTTTAGATATGCAAAAATGAATAGTAATACAAATCTAAATCTCTTCTACTTCTGCAGTTTAACCAGTTCATCTAAGAGCTTTCAGTCATTTTCATGTCATTAGTGCTGAAGTAACAGATCTGACGTTGATTCTGACATTGAATATTCTATTCATATCACATCTACAGGAACTCTATGTCGATATCGTACttgcagaggtgtcaaaagtattcacattcattactcaagtagaagtacagatactagggtttaaaaagactcctgtagaagttgaagtatcaactcaatctttttacttaagttaaagtataaaagtactggtttcaaaactacttaaagtataaaaataaaagtaatgtaagaaattccattaaggacaaactcttaatgcgtaacctcgctcacacaacacatcagtccgttacaatgtgatcagaaggcgcctgcagatcacgtgatctgccgttgggatggtggaaacatggcgatattcagagacacaacaaaacaacaaatgtatctaacttaaacagataaaaccacaacccattttccagtgacaagAGTCAGAGGGcggacacacacgttgttcccattgatgaggtagactgcagtgtcccccccccggtttactacgtcatggggggggggcaacctgtttataatgatgggaaacactgaactggcagcggtcggttatcaaaacattggccaaataaccagtgtTTTCAGgcgcaaatacagaatccctttgtgttcatttgcaaagccgcattaagacacacatcactttatttaatacgctgcttgcaagtcgctgtgttgtgcctgactctcaataaaacatttaggacaaacccacggtcatgaagatactcatctaacgttacatggaatctgagtgaggaagaggaggaggaagaggaggagggtccatgtcgctaaataccaactttccaccgtccacttttcccacccggtgtcgctccgatctgccggcgcatcgctgACAAAACCAAttgggtgtctggatgctaaatgtttatacttctcatccaaccacaatcacattctcTGTCCGaatagcgccatttatctagatgggtttttttgtgtttgtgtttttgaactgcgacaagccggaagtaacgagactgtttttaaaatgtaaggagtagaagtaaaaagtcgtctgaaaaataaatactccagtaaagtatagatacccaaaatttctacttaagtacagtaacgaagtatttgtactgcgttacttgacacctctgcgtACTTGTACTAGCGTGTAAATAGTATGTAAATGAAATACCACGTGAAACAATTAGAATTACAGTTTCCTTGTAATCGTGTTGATGTAATACAACTGATCCTTTTGTAATCGATCAGTACACATCCTCGTCATTCATGTCTGAGCTGAGCAATGACGTCACAAGAGTGGAACGCCTGGGGAGAAATAGAGCAGGACTTCTCCATCTACACGCTTATACAGCTTTATGGTTGTATGCCATATCTTTCTTTGTGATATGACGTGACAGAAAGTTCTGCAGTTCCCGTCCTCAGCGAGTCAAGCTCATATGAGCGTCGTGGCTCGCGCACCAGGCAGAGCAGAGTCAGAGGAGACCCACGCTTCTTTGCATCGAGACTaaactttctttttaaagagtTGCGGGGAATATTTTTCCTCTTTCGGAGACGCATCACCATCAGATTGCACATCATTTACACGCATTTACCAGACCTCCATTGGAAGTGAAAAATGTTTCCACTGTTCACATTAAGAGATCTCAAATACTACCAAGTGTAGTATGATTTGGATCAACGCTAACTGGGTGGACAGCtagaaataaattaaatcatcCAAATGTTACATCACATTATTacgttacaggtcatttagctgacacttttatccaaagcgacttacattgcatttttaacccatagctttttttttacattttggcccggggagcaattaggggttgggtgtcttgctcagggacacttgaacatgggacatggagcagccgggtctcgaaccaccaaccttgtggttcccggcgcaccctctctacccccacGTCACAATACAGAAAGGCAGGTTgattttgttgttgtgaagaAGCTCGGTTTGCATGATTATAAATTAatgatttgaataataaatCATCTTTGGAGGAAATGTCCCTCCTGAGCTACTGTAGGTTCAGGCAGGTCTTGGTACCTCCTACTTCCTGGTTCATCCATTATACAGGGTATAAAAGCTGCACatgatgaagctgctgtcacCACGCTTGTCCCTTTCTGTGTTGGAGTCTGGCTGAAGAATCCAATGAGCTGGTAGGtgggttttttaaattttatttacAGTTCTTCAAAAACTGATTTGTCTCCCAGCTTGTCAGGGAGGCCCAAACCATGTGTGGGCCGGACCAGGTGGAGGAGCCTACAAGTAACTCCAGGCTGGCGTTAGAAGCCACTGCTGTTTTCTGTAGCTTATTCAGTTCCTGTCTGGAGTTTCTTCATGTTTGTAATTAGTTAGTTTGCTGATGATTACTTTtggtaatttgttttttttttttttttaggggtgTTTGAGGCTGTCTGCAGAGTAGCATCCCAGATGGTGGGTCTGGTGACTGGGCCTTTCATCTGCTCATCCCATTGTccgttgtgtttgtctgcattttcttttaacatcTCATGCCTtgattttatattgtttttgtgGAGAAACCAAGTCTGTGAGCGCCCTGTGCCAGAGCCTGTCCCTGTTCTCACCCCGGTGCGGCCTAGTCATCAGTAGCACTCAATTTGTTTGTAGAGGTGCATTTGGTTATTTCTACAGCTGATGGAAATTAGTTTCATTGTTTTGTATGCTTACTATATTTTAACTAAATGTTAACCTTGGGGAATCCTTTTGCCTCAGTCTGACTTCAGTCACCTGTTTATCTGTGGTTGTTGGATAATTTATGAGAATGTTTAGCCCTGTGCTACCGGTGGttacaaatgtttttcttccagtTGCTCATCTTCTCATGATTTGATCTACACACTATGCATCAGCTAAAACTAATGCATTCGAATACAACAGCCCTCCAACtatttctccctccttctcttagATCAGGGAAGTAGACAGCCCATATAGAAATTGGCCAATGCTACCCCTAGAGTGGATTTACTCGCATGATGAACTTTACTTATTGCTTGTGATCTCCTCTCAGACTGCTATGGCTGGTTCCACACCTGCAGAATCAAGGTGAACATTGGAAAACTAACACTTCCAAATGCTTGCCAGAGTCACTAGATATCTTCACTGCAAGATGAAGACAACCTTTAGGTTAAAGGGCAACATCTGACTTCATTTCATGGATCAAGATTTTGGCAATTGCTTAAATTCTACCACTGCATTTCAGGGACAAGTAGGAGGCCAAACAGGTTAGTTGATGTCTAAAATGTTTGACCTCCCTTTGTGGAATGCCTGTGAGAAATTGAGTAACTTATCAGTTGCAgataatttcatttttgttcaatATTCTATTGTCATTTACTAATTTGAGTTGGTTCAATATGCGATGGGCAAGAAACCTGGTGGCGACCGTGGTGCCATGAATACAAAAAGGTATGACTGACTTGAGTTAACCACACTACCACAGACACAGCTCATAAATCTAACAAAGCATTTTCATAATGTTTTAACTGTTTGAATTGCTTGGTGATTGTGATGTTCTATAGTGTAAGTGACAATGTGTAAAATGCActgtaaatacacatttctgtgaccgtaattaaaactcattttaaaatcatTAACTGAAAGTGAGTTTGTTGCACAATATATCACAAATGGGAGTTTTCTGAAGATATTTAAAATGGTTGCTTTAAAATATTTCTCCTGCAAAAACTTTTTAAACTGTTAGCTGgacataaaaaaatagaaatttaAGTAAACCTCAATGTTACAATATTCGTTCCCAACACTGTAGGTTACGACCTTACAACATAGTCTAATTTGACAGTCAAATTTACGGTGTACCTGGAATGTAATTTTAATCTTGTAGGACACCACTGCAATTGCTGATTATGGGCGGTCGACCTCAACTGACCGAACTGTCAAGGTCAAAGGAGGCTCATGGATCTTGGAGAAGATGGGCGAGGCCTGGGTTCTTAAtaaaggt
This window contains:
- the opn1sw1 gene encoding opsin-1, short-wave-sensitive 1, with product MRVFKEAVVVRSNRNPRITMGKHFHLYENISKVDPFEGPQYYLAPMWAFYLQTAFMGFVFFAGTPLNFTVLLVTAKYKKLRVPLNYILVNITLAGFIFVTFSVSQVFVASARGYYFLGYTLCALEAAMGSVAGLVTAWSLAVLSFERYLIICKPFGAFKFTSNHALGAVAFTWFMGICCSSPPFFGWSRYIPEGLGCSCGPDWYTHNVEFNCTSYLYFLIVTCFIMPLSIIIFSYSQLLGALRAVAAQQAESESTQKAEKEVSKMIIVMVGSFVACYAPYAITGLWFAFSPDENKDYRLVTVPAYFSKSSCVYNPLIYAFMNKQFNACIMETVFGKPMDESSEVSSKTEVSSVSTAS